In Gossypium arboreum isolate Shixiya-1 chromosome 5, ASM2569848v2, whole genome shotgun sequence, a single genomic region encodes these proteins:
- the LOC108451871 gene encoding branched-chain-amino-acid aminotransferase 2, chloroplastic-like: MYVMSCCKDQRFLKGQLCRYANIELSPSAGVLNYGQGVYEGMKANRTQDGRILLFRADQNAGRMRHGAERMCMPSPSIDQFIDAVKETVSANKRWIPPPGKGSLYVRPMLLGTGPILGLAPAPEYTFLIYVSPVGYYFKEGTAPLNLYIEEEYVRASPGGAGGVKSITNYAPVMKAITKAKDRGFSDVLYLDAINKKYLEEVSSCNIFIVKGNVISTPATNGTILEGVTRKSIIEIAKDHGYQVEERSVAVDELVDADDAVVESTKNNLFPVK, encoded by the exons ATGTACGTTATGAGCTGTTGTAAAGACCAAAGATTTCTAAAAGGACAGCTCTGTCGATATGCCAATATCGAGTTAAGCCCTTCCGCAGGTGTCTTAAACTATGGACAG GGCGTATACGAAGGCATGAAAGCTAACAGGACACAAGATGGGCGAATTCTTCTATTCCGAGCAGACCAAAACGCAGGTCGAATGAGGCACGGGGCTGAAAGAATGTGCATGCCATCCCCTTCCATTGACCAATTTATTGATGCAGTTAAGGAAACTGTATCGGCTAACAAGCGTTGG ATTCCTCCTCCAGGAAAAGGGTCACTGTATGTTAGGCCTATGCTTCTAGGGACTGGTCCTATATTAGGCTTGGCACCTGCTCCGGAATATACTTTCCTCATTTATGTTTCCCCTGTTGGTTACTATTTCAAG GAGGGTACTGCACCTTTGAACTTATACATCGAGGAAGAATATGTTAGGGCTTCTCCTGGAGGAGCTGGAGGAGTGAAGTCAATCACCAACTACGCACCA GTTATGAAAGCAATTACCAAAGCCAAAGACCGAGGATTTTCTGATGTCTTATATCTTGACGCCATTAATAAAAAGTATCTGGAAGAGGTCTCCTCTTGTAATATTTTCATTGTTAAG GGAAATGTGATTTCAACTCCGGCAACAAATGGGACTATTCTTGAAGGGGTAACTCGAAAAAGCATCATTGAGATTGCGAAGGATCATGGTTACCAA GTCGAGGAACGGTCGGTTGCGGTTGATGAATTGGTTGATGCCgatgatgcggtcgttgagagcaccaaaaataacctatttcctgtaaaataa